A region of Spirochaetota bacterium DNA encodes the following proteins:
- a CDS encoding ABC transporter permease subunit, whose translation MEQFKEIMKGAKLIAKKELSGYFSTPIGYIVISVFLVIAGFLFFSTFFLYGQAELRAYFELLPLLFAFVIPAVTMRLFAEERNTGSFEMLMTLPLSTVQVVIGKIMAATLFAAVMISPTLVYAISVAFVGSLDIGPVIGGYVGAVLLAAAYASIGVFASSMTKNQIVAFIIGFAICIVLSLITKFLYFISPKLVSLFEYISADYHFQNIARGVVDSRNIIYFASVIVLSSMASIYQLEVKR comes from the coding sequence ATGGAACAATTTAAGGAAATCATGAAAGGTGCAAAGCTTATTGCTAAAAAGGAACTTTCAGGATATTTTTCAACACCAATAGGATATATTGTTATTTCAGTATTTTTGGTTATTGCAGGATTTTTATTCTTCTCAACATTCTTTTTGTATGGGCAAGCTGAGCTGAGAGCATATTTTGAACTGCTTCCTCTATTGTTTGCCTTTGTAATACCAGCTGTCACCATGCGGCTTTTTGCTGAGGAACGCAACACTGGTTCATTTGAAATGCTTATGACATTGCCTCTGTCAACTGTGCAGGTAGTTATAGGTAAAATTATGGCAGCCACTTTGTTTGCCGCTGTAATGATATCGCCCACTCTGGTATATGCTATATCGGTAGCCTTTGTGGGATCTCTTGATATTGGTCCGGTTATTGGAGGGTATGTAGGTGCAGTGTTACTGGCAGCTGCGTATGCTTCAATTGGTGTGTTTGCATCTTCCATGACAAAAAATCAGATTGTTGCATTCATCATAGGCTTTGCTATTTGCATTGTGCTATCGCTCATTACTAAATTTTTATACTTTATTTCCCCTAAACTGGTTTCACTATTTGAATACATCAGTGCCGACTACCATTTTCAGAATATAGCTCGTGGTGTTGTTGATTCTCGCAATATTATATATTTTGCTTCAGTAATTGTATTAAGCTCAATGGCAAGCATCTATCAGCTGGAGG